The following proteins come from a genomic window of Bos mutus isolate GX-2022 chromosome 23, NWIPB_WYAK_1.1, whole genome shotgun sequence:
- the LOC102280785 gene encoding histone H2B type 1-C/E/F/G/I, whose protein sequence is MPEPAKSAPAPKKGSKKAVTKAQKKDGKKRKRSRKESYSVYVYKVLKQVHPDTGISSKAMGIMNSFVNDIFERIAGEVSRLAHYNKRSTITSREIQTAVHLLLPGELAKHAVSEGTKAVTKYTSSK, encoded by the coding sequence ATGCCTGAGCCGGCTAAATCTGCTCCTGCTCCGAAGAAGGGCTCTAAGAAGGCGGTGACCAAGGCACAGAAGAAGGACGGCAAGAAGCGCAAGCGCAGCCGCAAGGAGAGCTACTCCGTGTACgtgtacaaggtgctgaagcaGGTACACCCGGACACTGGCATCTCGTCCAAAGCCATGggcatcatgaactccttcgtcAACGATATTTTTGAGCGTATCGCAGGCGAGGTATCGCGCCTGGCGCATTACAACAAGCGCTCAACCatcacatccagggagatccagaccgCTGTGCACCTTCTGTtgcctggggagctggccaagcatgCCGTGTCTGAGGGCACCAAGGCTGTCACCAAATACACCAGTTCCAAGTAA